The Pan troglodytes isolate AG18354 chromosome 1, NHGRI_mPanTro3-v2.0_pri, whole genome shotgun sequence genome includes a region encoding these proteins:
- the LOC739121 gene encoding uncharacterized protein LOC739121, with product MVPGIFSKIKTIHMMFSGDKERAVCLKSCLALCPFKHGSRCPVVNTLTFIQCLLHLNLINSINELEQGNVPVEDEAVTTTVGTVSYSLLLCYARGYCLTHKSLPGMLPSTLEWGLEWGGLRVVDIKSRSLSLPLNRLLAKDEYLLPGLPSPTPTQTPRGRDGGFGTLADHLRGGDPGPAGRSGSRSGRRPPRPAGGWGESGTSRRGWLGRDLRGTWPQTVPVPGRGGEFSLRPRTLDGGVARRRASPAWVGLPFALEAGLSAGGPLANPEVDTREMGGIGKGTQPFRPFPQSRPASLPCGCRRLQCHSPGFRLGRRRDCRPDPNAEALRLLM from the exons ATGGTGCCTGGCATCTTcagtaaaataaagacaattcaCATGATGTTTTCAGGGGACAAAGAGAGAGCTGTCTGCCTGAAGAGCTGTCTGGCCTTGT GTCCTTTCAAGCACGGATCTCGGTGCCCAGTGGTCAATACCCTTACTTTTATCCAGTGTCTGCTTCATTTAAACTTAATCAACTCCATCAATGAACTGGAACAGGGAAACGTCCCTGTG gaggatgaggctgtCACTACTACAGTTGGGACTGTTTCATACTCCTTGCTCTTGTGCTATGCCAGGGGGTACTGTCTAACCCACAAGTCTCTGCCAGGAATGTTGCCGTCCACACTGGAGT GGGGCCTGGAGTGGGGGGGCTTGCGGGTAGTTGATATCAAATCCCGGTCTCTCTCACTTCCGCTCAATCGGCTTTTGGCCAAAGACGAGTATCTTCTTCCTGGACTGCCTTCTCCCACCCCAACCCAGACACCAAGGGGACGCGACGGCGGTTTTGGGACGCTGGCTGATCATCTGAGAGGAGGCGATCCCGGCCCCGCTGGGCGTTCAGGATCCCGATCTGGACGCCGTCCACCCCGCCCCGCCGGGGGCTGGGGCGAAAGCGGAACAAGTCGGCGGGGCTGGTTGGGCCGCGACCTCCGGGGCACGTGGCCGCAGACAGTGCCCGTGCCGGGGCGGGGAGGCGAGTTCTCCCTGCGGCCGCGGACCCTGGATGGTGGCGTCGCCCGAAGACGCGCCTCACCGGCCTGGGTGGGGTTGCCTTTTGCCCTCGAGGCTGGCCTGAGCGCTGGGGGGCCGCTGGCTAACCCTGAGGTAGATACTCGGGAAATGGGTGGAATAGGGAAAGGGACTCAGCCCTTCCGCCCTTTTCCCCAGTCGAGGCCCGCGTCACTGCCCTGTGGGTGCAGACGCCTCCAGTGTCACTCCCCTGGGTTTCGCTTGGGCAGAAGAAGAGATTGTAGGCCGGACCCCAACGCCGAAGCCCTGAG GCTTCTAATGTGA